In a single window of the Coffea eugenioides isolate CCC68of unplaced genomic scaffold, Ceug_1.0 ScVebR1_3251;HRSCAF=4431, whole genome shotgun sequence genome:
- the LOC113757694 gene encoding F-box protein CPR1-like, with translation MYCARSDPKPLVPDLQHLPFLHNGSSVQFVCHCNGLVYLNDVNDTYLFDPALREVRLLPPPPCNARPEDFICTEVYEGLGYDPTTNDYKVVILAEYASSLVEDHTLFKADIYSLSTDSWREIDSMFPTLARPRFCVLFNGLMHWSGFHRAERERAVLFSFHVSSEVVQEIGVPDALMVGALVPPRVDVLRESLALTQRGFRDQEKTILMYG, from the coding sequence ATGTATTGCGCTCGTAGCGACCCAAAACCCCTAGTACCTGATCTACAGCACTTACCGTTTTTGCATAATGGCTCTTCTGTTCAATTCGTATGCCATTGCAACGGCCTGGTTTATCTCAACGATGTGAATGACACGTACTTATTCGATCCAGCATTGCGCGAAGTCAGGCTTCTTCCTCCTCCGCCCTGCAACGCGCGTCCAGAAGACTTCATATGTACAGAAGTTTACGAGGGATTAGGTTATGATCCTACCACCAATGATTACAAAGTTGTTATATTGGCTGAGTACGCTTCTTCTTTAGTTGAAGATCATACACTATTTAAAGCTGATATATACAGCCTAAGTACTGATTCTTGGAGAGAGATAGATTCCATGTTTCCAACTCTGGCACGTCCACGATTCTGTGTTTTATTTAATGGACTCATGCATTGGAGCGGATTCCATCGAGCAGAAAGGGAAAGGGCAGtgctcttttcttttcatgtgAGCAGTGAAGTAGTCCAAGAGATAGGAGTACCCGATGCTCTGATGGTAGGTGCACTTGTTCCTCCTCGTGTGGATGTCTTAAGAGAATCCCTTGCATTAACTCAGCGTGGTTTTCGGGACCAGGAGAAGACCATATTGATGTATGGATAA